In Shewanella sp. VB17, a single genomic region encodes these proteins:
- a CDS encoding transposase translates to MPQPRRTLISIEDTPYYHCCSRVVRRAYLCGDDKYTGKNYDHRRGWVDKNP, encoded by the coding sequence ATGCCCCAGCCTAGAAGAACATTGATAAGTATCGAAGATACACCTTACTACCATTGTTGTAGCCGTGTCGTGCGCCGCGCATATCTCTGTGGTGACGATAAGTACACAGGTAAAAACTATGACCATCGACGCGGTTGGGTTGATAAGAATCCATAA
- a CDS encoding transposase: MPRPRRTLISIEDTPYYHCCSRVVRRAYLCGDDKYTGKNYDHRRGWVEAQMLKLSEVFAIDVAAYAVMSNHLHIVLYIDLDKANVWSDREVVEQWHQCFNGTALTQKFARGEVIDERQVAKLKHLIATYRSRLSDISWFMRCLNEPIARQANFEDNCTGHFWEGRFKSQALLDEAAVLACMAYVELNPIRAKMANTPENSDYTSLQLRVNAAINGKQPTRLLPFIGDERLNQPKGINFALKDYLELIDETGRIIRDDKRGAISANADKILTRLNIPADNWLKITTEFGHLFHGPVGTLQELSRYCEHLNKRRRHFFTSCEYLKVG, from the coding sequence ATGCCTCGTCCTAGAAGAACGCTGATAAGCATCGAAGATACACCTTACTACCATTGTTGTAGCCGTGTCGTGCGCCGCGCATATCTCTGTGGTGACGATAAGTACACAGGTAAAAACTATGACCATCGACGCGGTTGGGTTGAGGCGCAAATGCTTAAATTATCTGAAGTATTTGCAATTGATGTGGCTGCCTATGCGGTGATGAGTAATCATTTGCATATTGTGTTATATATCGATTTAGATAAAGCCAATGTCTGGTCAGATAGGGAAGTGGTTGAACAATGGCATCAATGCTTTAACGGCACAGCACTCACACAAAAATTTGCTCGAGGTGAAGTGATTGATGAGCGCCAAGTGGCTAAATTAAAACATCTTATTGCGACTTACCGCTCACGGCTGAGTGATATTAGCTGGTTTATGCGATGCCTTAATGAGCCGATTGCCAGACAAGCCAACTTTGAAGATAATTGCACAGGTCATTTCTGGGAAGGGCGGTTTAAATCTCAAGCTCTTTTGGATGAAGCGGCAGTGCTGGCCTGTATGGCTTATGTCGAGCTTAATCCTATTCGCGCTAAGATGGCCAATACGCCCGAGAATTCAGACTACACCAGCCTTCAATTGCGAGTCAACGCGGCAATCAATGGAAAACAACCTACCAGGTTACTGCCTTTTATTGGGGATGAACGGCTGAATCAACCCAAAGGCATAAACTTCGCGCTGAAAGACTATCTTGAATTAATTGATGAAACAGGCCGTATTATTCGAGATGATAAACGCGGAGCAATCTCGGCCAATGCAGATAAGATATTAACGAGGCTAAACATTCCTGCTGACAATTGGCTCAAAATCACCACAGAGTTTGGGCATCTATTTCATGGACCAGTAGGGACATTGCAAGAGCTAAGTCGCTACTGTGAACACTTAAATAAAAGACGACGGCATTTTTTCACGAGTTGCGAGTATCTGAAAGTAGGCTAG